One window from the genome of Streptococcus salivarius encodes:
- a CDS encoding sensor histidine kinase, translated as MKKQYLFLILIYSVVVLVGVTLVVMDSFNLNFSLVFGNLSQVFHFLFNMFFVVLSLLILLYILWAIANDNSMRSVNQDLRRIINNQPVKRQGDIELDKNMMRLSHKMRKLTKDLQKTENAQALQSRDIIKKERGRIARDLHDTVSQELFAASMILSGVSQMADQLSKEDLHNQIQAVEAMLTDAQNDMRVLLLHLRPTELENKTLQEGLQMILKELTDKSNIHVVYKDMVKKVPKRIENNLFRIAQEFISNTLKHAKASQIEVYLYQNSQEIQLKMLDNGVGYDLNASTDEMSYGLKNIQERVDEMAGTVQFLSATGKGTSIDVRVPILRGEDNVE; from the coding sequence ATGAAGAAACAGTACCTATTTTTGATTCTGATTTATTCAGTTGTTGTTCTGGTTGGCGTTACCCTAGTGGTTATGGATAGCTTTAACCTTAACTTTTCATTGGTTTTTGGTAATCTGTCTCAGGTCTTCCATTTCCTTTTTAACATGTTTTTTGTGGTTCTGAGTTTGCTCATTTTGCTTTATATTCTTTGGGCCATTGCCAATGATAACAGTATGCGATCAGTCAATCAGGATTTGCGCCGCATTATCAATAATCAACCAGTCAAACGTCAAGGAGATATTGAGTTAGACAAGAATATGATGCGCTTATCTCATAAGATGCGTAAATTGACTAAGGACTTGCAGAAAACTGAGAATGCCCAGGCTCTTCAAAGCCGTGATATTATTAAGAAGGAGCGAGGACGTATTGCTCGTGACCTTCACGATACCGTTAGTCAGGAACTTTTTGCGGCTAGTATGATTCTTTCTGGTGTCTCTCAGATGGCGGACCAGCTAAGTAAAGAAGATTTGCATAATCAAATTCAGGCGGTTGAGGCCATGCTGACGGATGCTCAAAATGATATGCGTGTCTTGCTTTTGCATCTTCGTCCGACAGAGCTTGAGAACAAGACCTTGCAAGAAGGCTTGCAGATGATTCTTAAGGAATTAACCGATAAATCCAATATCCATGTCGTCTACAAGGATATGGTTAAGAAAGTGCCTAAGCGTATTGAAAATAATCTCTTTAGGATTGCCCAAGAGTTTATCTCTAATACTCTTAAACACGCCAAGGCTAGCCAGATAGAGGTTTATCTCTATCAAAATAGTCAGGAAATTCAATTGAAAATGTTGGATAATGGTGTTGGTTATGATTTAAATGCGTCGACTGACGAGATGAGTTATGGACTGAAAAATATCCAGGAGCGTGTCGATGAAATGGCGGGAACTGTGCAGTTCCTATCTGCTACAGGTAAAGGAACATCTATTGATGTTCGTGTGCCGATATTAAGAGGAGAAGACAATGTCGAATAA
- the pknB gene encoding Stk1 family PASTA domain-containing Ser/Thr kinase: MIQVGKLFAGRYRILKSIGRGGMADVYLANDLILDNERVAIKVLRTNYQTDQVAVARFQREARAMAELSHPNIVAIRDIGEEDGQQFLVMEYVDGSDLKKYIQDHAPLSNQDVVRIMGEVLSAMTLAHQKGIIHRDLKPQNVLLTKDGTAKVTDFGIAVAFAETSLTQTNSMLGSVHYLSPEQARGSKATIQSDIYAMGIMLFEMLTGHIPYDGDSAVTIALQHFQKPLPSILAENRNVPQALENVVIRATAKKLENRYNSTLEMSRDLVTSLHPSHRRDAKVVFDDMTDTKTLPKVDPVPSASLEKKAVAAEPSEPTPAPSKQPRKKTTPAKKKKKKNFFSTLLKVFLGLVFIGIIIFAYLVFTNPDNVQVPNVVGQELSTAQTKIEGAGFKVGEVKEVEDDSVDTGKVIKTDPTAGTTRKEGSSIDVYVSSGSKGFALKDYKGKNYKDAIEDLTSNYGVSEDQIDIQHVEDDSAEEGEILSQSPGKNKSFNPKDSKAKIKFRVATPKTVTMPDVTGLTVSTAVQTLNRKNISSSSIEYHDYNTGAKLDKDKVPSSTEVLYQDPQAGTSVDGTVILYVSVATASSSLQSSSSSTTHSSSTSSSTDSTTSSTETSTEATHTELQ; this comes from the coding sequence ATGATCCAAGTTGGCAAATTGTTTGCTGGACGTTATCGAATCCTTAAGTCTATCGGGCGTGGTGGTATGGCGGATGTTTATCTGGCTAACGACCTGATTCTGGATAATGAAAGAGTAGCTATTAAGGTGCTACGTACCAATTACCAAACGGATCAGGTGGCTGTGGCGCGTTTCCAGCGTGAAGCGCGTGCCATGGCAGAACTCAGTCATCCTAATATCGTTGCTATCCGAGATATTGGCGAAGAAGACGGCCAGCAGTTTTTGGTGATGGAGTATGTAGATGGTTCGGACTTGAAGAAATATATTCAAGACCATGCGCCACTTTCTAACCAAGATGTTGTGCGTATCATGGGGGAGGTTCTTTCCGCCATGACTCTTGCCCATCAAAAGGGCATTATCCACCGTGACCTTAAGCCACAAAACGTTCTTTTAACTAAGGACGGTACAGCCAAGGTTACAGACTTCGGAATTGCGGTTGCCTTTGCAGAGACTAGTCTAACTCAAACTAACTCTATGTTGGGTTCTGTCCACTACCTCTCACCAGAGCAGGCTCGTGGATCGAAAGCAACTATCCAAAGCGACATCTATGCTATGGGTATTATGCTTTTTGAAATGTTGACAGGTCATATTCCTTATGATGGTGACAGTGCAGTAACCATTGCACTCCAACATTTCCAAAAACCACTACCATCGATTTTGGCAGAGAACCGTAACGTTCCCCAAGCTTTGGAAAACGTGGTTATTCGAGCAACAGCCAAAAAACTAGAAAATCGTTACAATAGTACTTTGGAAATGAGCCGTGACTTGGTAACGAGTTTGCATCCTAGTCATCGACGCGATGCCAAGGTAGTCTTTGATGATATGACGGATACCAAGACCTTGCCGAAGGTTGATCCAGTTCCATCAGCAAGTCTTGAGAAAAAAGCCGTTGCTGCTGAGCCATCAGAGCCTACACCTGCTCCAAGTAAACAACCAAGGAAAAAAACGACACCAGCTAAGAAGAAAAAGAAGAAAAACTTCTTCTCAACCTTGCTCAAGGTTTTCCTAGGACTGGTCTTTATTGGTATTATCATCTTTGCCTATTTGGTATTTACCAATCCTGATAATGTTCAGGTGCCTAATGTGGTCGGTCAAGAGTTGTCCACAGCTCAGACTAAAATTGAGGGTGCTGGATTTAAGGTAGGAGAAGTCAAAGAAGTGGAAGATGACTCTGTCGATACGGGTAAGGTCATCAAGACCGATCCTACAGCTGGAACCACACGAAAAGAAGGATCAAGCATTGATGTTTATGTTTCTTCTGGTAGTAAAGGTTTCGCTTTGAAAGACTACAAGGGTAAAAACTATAAGGATGCCATTGAGGACTTAACTTCGAATTATGGTGTTTCTGAGGACCAAATTGATATTCAGCATGTCGAAGACGACAGTGCTGAAGAGGGAGAAATCCTATCTCAAAGTCCAGGGAAAAACAAGTCCTTCAATCCTAAGGATAGTAAGGCTAAGATTAAGTTCCGTGTGGCAACTCCTAAGACAGTTACCATGCCTGATGTGACTGGTTTGACGGTTTCAACAGCAGTTCAAACCTTGAATCGTAAGAATATCTCAAGTAGTAGCATCGAGTACCACGACTATAATACTGGTGCCAAATTAGATAAGGATAAGGTTCCTAGCAGTACGGAGGTCCTTTATCAAGATCCACAAGCTGGTACAAGTGTTGATGGTACAGTGATTCTCTATGTTTCGGTTGCAACAGCAAGTTCAAGTCTCCAGTCAAGCTCAAGCAGTACGACACATTCGTCATCAACGAGCTCAAGTACTGACAGTACAACTTCAAGCACTGAAACCTCGACAGAGGCTACTCACACAGAGCTACAATAG
- the rsmB gene encoding 16S rRNA (cytosine(967)-C(5))-methyltransferase RsmB → MANDWKKTARGQALEVLEEVFQEGAYSNIALNAHLSKSQLTDKDKALVTEIVYGTVAHKITLEWILAHVIEDRDKLEPWVYDLLLLSLYQLAYLDKIPSHAVVNDAVAIAKNRGNKKGAEKLVNAVLRKLSSQPLPDPSQIKRVNKRYSVQYSLPVWLVKKLIDQYGEDRALAIFQSLFVRNKASVRVTDASRLEEIEEATGAERSVLSPVGLVKSSGYFAGTDYFKEGLLTIQDETSQLVAPTLGIQGEEEILDACAAPGGKTVHMASYLTSGHVTALDLYDHKLALIEENAQRLGLADKVKTQKLDASQVHQVFPADSFDKILVDAPCSGIGLIRRKPDIKYNKDLQDFESLKAVQLDILSSVCQTLRKGGIITYSTCTIIAEENQEVIQAFLESHPDFEQVALDHPCKDIVVNGCLAITPEQYLTDGFFIAQLRKKA, encoded by the coding sequence TTGGAAAAAAACAGCTCGTGGACAGGCACTCGAAGTCTTAGAAGAAGTCTTCCAGGAAGGGGCTTACTCAAATATTGCTCTCAATGCACATCTGAGCAAGTCGCAGCTGACAGATAAGGACAAGGCCTTAGTGACGGAGATTGTCTATGGGACCGTGGCTCATAAGATTACTTTGGAGTGGATTCTAGCCCATGTTATTGAGGACCGTGATAAGCTTGAACCTTGGGTTTATGACCTCTTGCTCTTAAGTCTCTATCAGCTAGCCTATTTAGATAAGATTCCATCCCATGCAGTAGTTAACGATGCTGTTGCTATTGCCAAAAATCGTGGCAATAAAAAGGGTGCTGAGAAGCTGGTAAATGCGGTTCTTCGTAAACTATCTAGCCAGCCTTTGCCAGATCCAAGCCAGATTAAACGTGTCAATAAACGCTATTCCGTTCAGTATTCTCTACCTGTATGGTTGGTTAAAAAACTTATCGACCAGTACGGGGAAGACCGTGCCCTTGCTATTTTCCAAAGCCTCTTTGTGAGAAATAAGGCTAGTGTGCGTGTAACGGATGCGTCACGTTTGGAAGAGATAGAGGAGGCCACTGGGGCTGAGCGTTCAGTCCTATCACCAGTCGGGCTTGTTAAGTCTTCCGGTTACTTTGCTGGAACAGATTATTTTAAAGAGGGCTTGTTGACCATTCAGGATGAGACCAGTCAACTGGTTGCGCCAACTTTAGGGATTCAAGGTGAAGAAGAAATCCTGGATGCCTGTGCGGCACCTGGTGGTAAGACGGTACATATGGCCTCTTATTTGACGAGTGGACATGTGACGGCGCTTGATCTCTATGATCATAAGCTTGCCCTTATCGAAGAAAATGCCCAACGTCTTGGCCTAGCTGATAAGGTTAAGACACAGAAACTGGATGCTAGTCAGGTACATCAAGTCTTTCCGGCTGATAGTTTTGACAAGATTTTAGTGGATGCTCCTTGTTCAGGGATTGGGCTCATTCGTCGGAAACCCGACATCAAATATAACAAGGATCTCCAAGACTTTGAGTCCCTTAAGGCTGTGCAGTTGGATATCCTATCCAGCGTTTGTCAAACCCTACGAAAAGGTGGTATAATAACATATAGTACTTGCACCATCATAGCAGAAGAAAATCAAGAGGTGATTCAAGCCTTTCTTGAGAGCCATCCTGATTTTGAGCAAGTTGCCTTAGACCATCCATGCAAAGACATCGTGGTCAATGGCTGTTTGGCAATTACCCCCGAACAGTATCTAACTGATGGTTTTTTCATCGCACAGTTGCGTAAAAAAGCTTAG
- a CDS encoding potassium channel family protein — MRNRRKLRRYIITYDIVMTVLALISIGLVIFDLVGLISIGRRPFRVIDQSITLIFAIDYAIRFSLAPRKRIFVKTHVLDLLAIIPYNEVFTFLRFSRVGRFARLAKLSRLIGLSSKLKHISNRINRRNGFYFLLSVNSVIILISSAIIARVEHHNFIDAIWWSVATVTTVGYGDIVPQTLVGKAVAVVLMFSGIATLGLLTSSLNNIFVRSGRQTERKLAEIEKELAEQRVILEEIRSTVQLINSKMDETDD; from the coding sequence ATGAGAAACCGTAGAAAACTGAGAAGGTACATCATTACCTACGATATTGTCATGACGGTCTTGGCCCTTATTTCCATTGGCTTAGTTATCTTTGATTTAGTTGGCTTAATTTCAATTGGAAGGCGACCTTTCAGAGTGATAGATCAGTCTATAACGCTCATCTTTGCCATTGATTATGCGATTCGTTTCTCCTTGGCACCTCGTAAGCGAATCTTTGTTAAAACACATGTCTTGGATTTGTTGGCTATTATTCCCTATAATGAAGTCTTTACCTTCCTCCGTTTTTCAAGAGTAGGACGCTTTGCCAGGTTGGCCAAACTCTCACGTTTAATTGGTTTGAGTAGCAAGCTCAAGCATATTTCCAATCGTATCAATCGCAGAAATGGCTTTTATTTTCTACTTTCGGTTAATAGTGTTATCATTCTTATCAGTAGTGCTATTATTGCCCGAGTAGAACACCATAATTTTATAGATGCTATTTGGTGGTCTGTAGCAACGGTTACTACGGTAGGTTATGGCGATATCGTTCCTCAAACATTGGTAGGTAAGGCCGTTGCGGTCGTTCTCATGTTTAGTGGGATTGCCACTCTGGGGTTGTTAACAAGCTCTCTCAATAATATTTTTGTGCGGTCAGGTCGTCAGACTGAAAGAAAATTGGCTGAGATTGAGAAGGAGTTGGCGGAACAACGTGTCATACTGGAGGAAATCAGAAGTACGGTGCAACTCATAAATAGTAAAATGGACGAAACTGACGATTAA
- a CDS encoding response regulator transcription factor, which translates to MSNKINVILVDDHEMVRLGLKSFLNLQGDVEVVGEASNGREGVDLALELRPDVVVMDLVMPELDGVQATLELLKEWPEAKILVLTSYLDNEKIYPVIEAGAKGYMLKTSSAAEILNSIRKVYRGEEAIETEVDNKIKYHDSHPDLHDDLTARERDILALLAKGYDNQTIANELFISLKTVKTHVSNILGKLNVDDRTQAVVYAFRHHLVSQDDE; encoded by the coding sequence ATGTCGAATAAGATAAATGTGATTTTGGTCGATGACCATGAGATGGTCCGTTTGGGCCTTAAGAGTTTCCTGAATCTCCAAGGAGATGTCGAAGTGGTTGGAGAAGCGAGCAATGGCCGAGAAGGTGTTGACCTTGCCCTGGAACTTCGTCCAGATGTCGTCGTAATGGACCTTGTCATGCCTGAATTAGATGGTGTTCAAGCGACTTTGGAATTGCTCAAAGAATGGCCAGAGGCCAAGATTTTGGTTTTGACTAGCTATTTGGACAATGAAAAAATTTATCCAGTCATTGAAGCTGGTGCTAAAGGTTATATGCTTAAAACTAGCAGTGCGGCAGAGATTCTCAATAGTATTCGTAAGGTTTACCGTGGTGAAGAAGCTATCGAAACAGAGGTGGACAATAAGATTAAATACCACGATAGCCACCCGGACCTACACGACGACTTAACGGCACGTGAACGTGATATCCTGGCGCTTTTGGCTAAGGGTTATGACAATCAGACCATTGCTAACGAGCTATTCATTTCATTGAAAACCGTTAAAACGCACGTGTCTAATATCCTAGGAAAACTCAATGTTGATGACCGTACTCAGGCTGTCGTTTATGCCTTTAGACATCATTTGGTTTCACAGGATGATGAATAA
- a CDS encoding Stp1/IreP family PP2C-type Ser/Thr phosphatase produces MEISLLTDIGQKRSNNQDFVNKFVNQAGVTLVVVADGMGGHRAGNIASEMSVTDLGRDWINTDFRELSQIRDWMIAAIDAENRKIYELGQNEEYKGMGTTIEVLAFVDNAVIFAHVGDSRIALIRNGEYKQLTNDHSLVNALIKAGQLTEEEAAVHPQRNIITQSIGQAAPIEADLGVQQLEPGDYILANSDGLTNMISVEQIVHIVNSPGFVEEKTSRLVAAANEAGGHDNITVALIKIESEEG; encoded by the coding sequence ATGGAAATATCATTATTAACGGACATTGGCCAAAAACGGTCAAACAACCAAGATTTTGTTAATAAATTTGTCAACCAAGCTGGTGTTACCCTTGTCGTTGTTGCAGATGGAATGGGTGGACACCGTGCTGGAAATATTGCCAGTGAGATGTCAGTGACTGACCTTGGTCGTGACTGGATTAACACTGATTTTCGTGAGTTGAGTCAAATTCGTGATTGGATGATTGCTGCCATTGATGCAGAAAATCGTAAAATCTATGAACTTGGCCAAAACGAAGAATATAAGGGAATGGGAACAACTATCGAGGTTCTTGCCTTTGTTGATAATGCTGTGATTTTCGCCCATGTTGGGGATTCACGTATTGCCCTTATCCGTAATGGTGAGTATAAGCAATTGACGAATGACCACTCTTTGGTCAATGCTCTTATCAAGGCTGGTCAGTTGACCGAAGAAGAAGCAGCGGTTCACCCACAACGTAATATCATTACGCAATCTATTGGGCAAGCTGCTCCGATTGAGGCTGACCTTGGTGTCCAACAATTGGAACCAGGAGACTATATTTTGGCTAATTCAGATGGTTTGACCAATATGATTTCAGTCGAACAGATTGTTCATATTGTCAACAGCCCTGGTTTCGTCGAAGAAAAAACGAGTCGTTTGGTAGCTGCAGCCAATGAGGCTGGTGGTCATGATAATATTACCGTTGCTCTCATCAAAATAGAAAGTGAGGAAGGATAA